TCTTTGGTGCGCTTGATGTATGAAGCGTTCCGAAAACAAGATGCCCTGTTTCTGCTGCTGTAAGGGCTAACTGAATGGTTTCAAGGTCTCTCATTTCTCCAACAAGAATTATATCAGGGTCCTCCCTGAGTGAGGCTCTCAAGGCATTGGAAAAACTGTGGGTATGGGGTCCGAGTTCTCTCTGGCTAATCAGGCACTCTTTTGATTTGTGGACAAACTCTATTGGGTCTTCAATCGTAATTATATGCCCCTTGAATTCATTGTTTATCAGGTCAATCATTGCAGCCAATGTTGTTGATTTACCGCTTCCTGTTGGACCTGTTACAAGAACCAGCCCTTTTTCAGCCCTCGCTATGTCTGCGAGGGTTTTTGGAAGCCCGAGTTCTTCAAAGGTCATAATTTTTGTCGGGATTGTCCTGAAGACTGCTGATTCACCGCGTGCCTGGACAAAGGCATTGACCCTGAACCTTGCTATCTCTTTAAGGGCGATTGAGAAATCAATCTCGTGGCTTTCTTCAAAAACCTTTCTCTGCTGGTCATTAAGTATGTCGTAGAGGAGGGAGTGGACTTCTTCTTTTGAAAGGGACGGCATATCAACTTTTTGCATATCGCCGTTAATGCGGAGCATTGGTGGTTCTCCTGAGCTTATGTGGAGGTCAGAAGCACCCTGACCGTGAGAGAACAACAGAAGTTCGGAAATATCCATCTTATTCCTCCTTGAAAAGCAAAATGGAAAAAGAAAAATTAATGGTTAACGAAAAAGATTCCAAGAAAACATTATTTTGTTACTTTTAATTAAAAGATCATTGTCTTGTCAAGGGAGAAAACTTCATTATAACTTTTTCAAACCTTTTCCTCTTGACGTCTCACAGGGCTTAAGATAGATGGAGGCAATATTTTAGTGAGGTGAGATATGGCACTTAAAGTTATACCTGAGAAATGCATTGTTTGTTGCGCATGCGAAATGGCTTGCGGATATTACCATGACCAGGCTTTTACAACCCTTTCATCAAGCATCATAATCTACAGGGCAATGGAGAAAAAAAATTACTTTGGAATGATGGTAAAAAGGCCCGAGGATATATTGATTGGAAGGCCTGAGAGTGTTGAAGCAAAAAGACCCGGTGATTTTTCAAGCGGAGGAGGAGCAGCGAGTGCTTCAGCAAAACCAATATTCATAAGACCAACCTGCGACCTATGCGCAGGTGCAGATGAATATAACTGTGTTATGGCATGCCCGACAGGGGCTTTAGTTAAGGAGTGAAGATATGCCTTTCTTATATTCAGGAAGGATTTTAATTGCTGACCTTAATTCCCAGACAACTGAAGAAAGAGCTTTTGATGAGTCATTTATTGAAGAAAACCTGGGCGGTGCATTGGCAGGGCAGACACTCTATGAAGAATTTCAGGGTGATGACCCATTGGTTATTTCAACAGGTCCTTTTACAGCTACCATGTTTCCTGCAGGCGCTTTGGGAGTAATTACAGGGAAAAGCCCGATAACAGGCAAGCTTTCCCATGCGCCGTTAGTTCTGATGAACGGGATGGATTTAAAGCTTACAGGATTTGATTTTATAGTAATAAAGGGAAAGGCAGAAAACCCCGTATATTTCTGGCTTCATGATGAGATTGCAGACATTCAGGATGCTTCAGGACTCTGGGGCAGGGATACATGGGAAACAACAGAAACCATAAGGAAAGACCTTGGGGAAGACCTCATTCAGGTTCTGACAATCGGCACTGCAGGAGAGAAGGGGAGAAACTCGGCACAGGTAATTTCAAACTACTGGGGGACAGGTGATAAATGGGGGTTTGGAAAAGTATTCGGAGACAAGAAACTTAAGGCTATTGCTTCAAGAGGACTTGGATTGATTGAGGTTGCGCACCCTGATGAGTTTGTAAAAAAGGCAAACAGTTTAAAGTCAAAAATAAAAAATGGCAACATAGCAGGTAAAAACGGAATAATGGATTTCTGCGCTTCAATCGGCGCTGAACCTGCAAAGAACTGGATTGCTCCGGTACTGCACAGATACAAGGCTTGTTTTGCATGCCCTTACAACTGCAACACTTTTTTAAAATACAATGAGAACCCAAAAATAATTGCAATGGATGGTGTTGAGGAGCCGGGTTTTCTGATGACAGATATTGCATCGGCAATTGCTTTAAAAAAGGCAGGGTTGTCGGCTGATGACGCAGGAAAAGTTCTTGAGCTATGCGCAAGGCTTGGAATTGAACCGACCTGTGCTTCAGGTGAAGTTGTAAAATCAGGAGCAAAAGATTTCTCTTCAGCGAAAAAAGCAGTAGAGGCGTTGCTTGATAAAGATATTGAAAATACCTCACCTTACAAAATGAACTGGGGTGATGATGCCGGAAGTTTTGAATCTTCATTCAGCCCATGGCCACCTTTAAAACCGCTTTTTTCTGATTTTGGCATTGGAAGCGACAAGGAAAAAAATTCATCATGGTGGAAGAGGAGGAATTCCCTTTCCTATATACTTGGAATATGCCCGATATTTTCCCTTATGAGTCCTGAAATGGGAGAAAATGATATGCTTGAATTTATAAAATCAGGGCTTGATATTGACAGGGGAGAAGGCTTCTTAGATGAAACAGTAGGGAAGCTGAAGATTTAATTTCCATTCTGATTTCCTTCAGAGAGTCATAGCGCCATCCTGATTATTTCTGTAATGTCCCTCATCTTGAGCTTTGAACCGCTTGAAGTGATTGCTGTGAGAAGTCCGGAATAGCAGAACGGGCAGGTTGAAACCAATTCTGATGCACCTGTTTCTTCAGCATCTTTTACCCGTTTGACAGAGATTTTATTCTGGATATCAGGATAGGCAATGCGGAATCCCCCTCCAGCACCGCAGCATTTTGCATTTTCACGGTTTTTTTCCATTTCAATCAGCTCAACTCCGGGTATTGCCTTTAAGATTTTGCGCGGTGTTTCGTAAACTCCTGCATGCCTTCCGAGATGGCAGGGGTCATGGTATGTGACTTTGAGGTTTACTTCTTTTGTGAATTTAAGTTTTCCTTCCTCAATGAGCTTTTCAAGAAACTCGACTATATGCATTGGCTTGAAGTTTATCTTTGCGAGCAGCGGGTAGTCTTTTTTAAATGTTTTAAAACACCCTGAGCAGGATGTTACAACTGTTTCAACACCAAGGCTGTTGTATAAATCAAGTGTTTTCCTTGCGACATTTTCAAATTCAGGGTCTCCGACTCTTTTAAGAGTACTGGCACAGCACAATTCCTTTTTTCCCAAGATTCCAAAATCGACCCCTGCCTGCTGCAGTATATAAGATGTATTGTAGGCGACTTCTTTGACATTTGCATCAAAAGAAGCAATGCAGCCAACGTGGTAAAGTATAGGGGCTTTTTCAATACTTATGTCTTTTATCTTCTTAACCCCTGCCTCCCTCTGGGCATTTCTTACCCATCTGTCTCTGCTCGTTCTTGGCTGCTGAAGGGGATTGTCATAGCTTTTAATGCTCTTTATCAGGGTTTCATGCTGAGGCAAGGGGCCTATTCCCATTTTGCCAAACATCTTTCTGCAATTTTCCCAAAGCTCAACAGTATCTATATCAGTCTGGCATACCTCGCGGCAGGCACCGCATGTGGTACACTGATAGGCTCTTGATATATACTCCGGTGGAATTTCTTTTTCCTTTCCTGAAAGCAGTTCTTTCATAAGAAAGATTTTTCCTCTCCCTGCAACAGATTCCCAACCTATTTCTTCATATACTGGGCAGACTGACACACAGAAACCACACTGAGCACATGACCAGAGTTCCGGATGTTCCTCAAGCTCCTTGATTTTTTCAATTAACTGAGAAGGGCTCGCCTCCTTTGGAAGAAATTTAAGTCCTAATTTTGCAAGCTTTCCATTTCCAAGCATTCCTATTGACTGAAGGAATGGAGGTATGCTTATTCCATAACGGGT
The DNA window shown above is from Candidatus Schekmanbacteria bacterium RIFCSPLOWO2_02_FULL_38_14 and carries:
- a CDS encoding twitching motility protein PilT; amino-acid sequence: MDISELLLFSHGQGASDLHISSGEPPMLRINGDMQKVDMPSLSKEEVHSLLYDILNDQQRKVFEESHEIDFSIALKEIARFRVNAFVQARGESAVFRTIPTKIMTFEELGLPKTLADIARAEKGLVLVTGPTGSGKSTTLAAMIDLINNEFKGHIITIEDPIEFVHKSKECLISQRELGPHTHSFSNALRASLREDPDIILVGEMRDLETIQLALTAAETGHLVFGTLHTSSAPKTVDRVIDVFPPEQQEQIRAMFSESIQAVVTQTLIKRRDGKGRVAAIEIMMGTPAIRNLIREAKISQIPSIIQTSQKFGMQTMDQAIKDLVQKNIVAKNEVLQLVSSPSVLG